A single window of Martelella sp. NC20 DNA harbors:
- the hutH gene encoding histidine ammonia-lyase, with the protein MTIVLKPGSVTLATLEGIYRSDTPVRLDPSCDAAIEKAAARIAQIAAGNAPVYGINTGFGKLASIKIDAADTATLQRNLILSHCCGVGAPLDDSIVRLIMALKLISLGRGASGVRLQLVRLIEGMLEKRVTPVIPEKGSVGASGDLAPLAHMAAVMMGEGEAVFEGERLSGGAALEKAGLAPVRLAAKEGLALINGTQVSTALALAGLFRAFRCAQTALVTGALSTDAAMGSPAPFHPDIHTLRGHQGQIDAAASLRALLEGSEIRVSHIEGDERVQDPYCIRCQPQVEGACLDLLRQAGRTLEIEANAATDNPLVLSDDSVVSGGNFHAEPVAFAADQIALAVCEIGAIAQRRIALLVDPALSFGLPAFLSRKPGLNSGLMIAEVTSAALMSENKQMSHPASVDSTPTSANQEDHVSMACHGARRLLAMTENLSHIIGIEALCGAQGVELRAPLATSPALQRAIAALRRLVPALEEDRYMAGDLEKAANAVHDGVLIDAVGAGVLPEIAA; encoded by the coding sequence GTGACTATCGTCCTGAAGCCCGGCAGCGTCACGCTCGCGACGCTGGAAGGCATCTATCGCAGTGATACGCCCGTGCGACTGGACCCGTCATGCGACGCCGCCATCGAAAAGGCCGCTGCTCGTATTGCCCAGATCGCCGCCGGCAATGCGCCGGTCTATGGCATCAATACCGGCTTCGGAAAGCTCGCCTCGATCAAGATCGATGCCGCCGATACCGCGACCCTGCAGCGCAACCTGATCCTGTCACATTGCTGCGGCGTCGGCGCGCCGCTCGATGACAGCATCGTCCGGCTGATCATGGCGCTGAAGCTGATCTCGCTCGGCCGGGGCGCGTCCGGCGTGCGGCTGCAACTCGTGCGCCTGATCGAGGGGATGCTGGAAAAGCGCGTCACGCCGGTCATTCCCGAAAAGGGCTCGGTCGGCGCCTCCGGCGACCTTGCGCCGCTTGCTCATATGGCAGCCGTGATGATGGGCGAGGGCGAGGCGGTTTTCGAGGGCGAGCGGCTTTCCGGAGGTGCTGCGCTTGAAAAGGCCGGTCTTGCGCCGGTGCGGCTTGCCGCCAAGGAGGGATTGGCGCTGATCAATGGCACGCAGGTTTCCACGGCGTTGGCGCTCGCCGGCCTGTTCCGCGCCTTCCGTTGCGCCCAGACGGCACTGGTCACCGGCGCGCTGTCCACCGACGCGGCGATGGGCTCACCGGCGCCGTTTCATCCCGATATCCATACTCTGCGCGGCCATCAGGGCCAGATCGATGCGGCCGCAAGCCTCCGCGCGCTTCTCGAAGGTTCCGAGATCCGCGTCTCCCATATCGAGGGCGACGAACGGGTGCAGGACCCTTACTGCATCCGCTGCCAGCCGCAGGTCGAAGGCGCCTGCCTCGATCTCCTGCGCCAGGCCGGACGCACGCTTGAAATCGAGGCCAATGCCGCCACCGACAATCCGCTGGTGCTGTCCGACGACAGCGTCGTGTCCGGCGGCAATTTCCATGCCGAGCCGGTGGCGTTTGCCGCCGACCAGATCGCGCTCGCCGTCTGCGAGATCGGCGCGATCGCGCAGCGGCGGATCGCGCTGCTGGTGGACCCGGCGCTCTCCTTCGGCCTGCCGGCCTTCCTGTCGAGAAAGCCGGGGCTCAATTCCGGCCTGATGATCGCCGAGGTGACATCGGCGGCGCTGATGAGCGAGAACAAGCAGATGTCCCATCCAGCCTCGGTCGATTCGACCCCGACATCCGCCAATCAGGAAGACCATGTGTCGATGGCCTGCCATGGCGCGCGCCGGCTTCTGGCGATGACCGAGAACCTCAGCCATATCATCGGCATAGAGGCGCTCTGCGGTGCGCAGGGCGTGGAACTGCGCGCGCCGCTCGCGACCAGCCCCGCGTTGCAAAGGGCGATCGCCGCGTTGCGCAGGCTCGTTCCCGCGCTTGAGGAAGACCGCTATATGGCCGGCGATCTGGAAAAGGCGGCAAATGCGGTGCATGACGGCGTGCTGATCGACGCGGTCGGGGCGGGGGTGCTGCCGGAGATCGCGGCGTGA